CAAATTATGGAATGGGATTAAATAATATGGTCAACAGAATCAAATGGATCAATGGATCTATTGCTATGCAGAGCAAACTTGGATCGGGTACGCAAATTGAAATAGGAGTAAGTGTTTAGTTAAAAACTAATGTATGAAAATTATTGCCGTGTTAGACGATCATCCCTTATTATTGGAAGGGGTGACTTCTTTTCTCAATAACCAACTCGGGTATAAAGTGTATTCATTTCTGGAGGAAGTATCATTGATCGAATTTTTGGATACGACGAAAGTAGATTTGGTGCTTATGGATATGCAGCTTTTGAACACCAGCGGATTGGACGTCTGTCTACAGGTGAAGAAGCTGTTTCCCGTGGTTCCAGTTGTTGCATTGAGCAATTTAGCGGATCGTAATCTTATTTTTCAGTTTATGCGAAATGGCGGGAATGGTTATATACTAAAGGATGTTTCTAATGACGAATTCCTTCGTTGTGTACAGCTTGGACTTGATGGAAAGAAAGCGCTTTGCGATAGGGCAAAGGATCTTTATGCCGGAGCTGTCACCTCCATGGAAGATCTTCCACGTTTAACACGAAGGGAAAAGGAGATTTTGACGATGGTTGCCGATGGCTATACCAGTAATCAGATTGCGGAGAAACTATTTTTAAGTCCCGTTACGATAGAAACACACCGACGTAATCTTCTGACCAAATTTAAAGTGAAAAATATGGTCGAATTGGTACAATTTGCGCTAACTCATAAATTACTGGGGCTCTAGCTTGTCGGAGCGACTATGCTAATGCTCACCATAGCCTACATCATCCAGTTTTCCTTTAAAGACCCTAAATTGAATAATAAAATAAGCTACCACCAAAATTGCTGCAAAAATAAACCATCCCAAACCTACAGAGAGGCCATATTCATGTGCTGCGGCATTCTGGATGGTAAGCGAGGGGTTTACCTCATTGGTTGATGGTAATAAGGTTGGAAACATAGAGGCCACTGTGGTTGCAAAGCTTCCCAGTATAAATAGGGAAGAGAACATAAAACCCGTACCATCTTTTTTGAACGTCCTGATCCAAAATTGTCCCAGCAGGCCAATCGCTGCAATCAACGGGAATATCCAGAGCCAATAATGATTTTGCAGATTATTTAAGGAGATTGGTTTTACATAATGCCAGACATAAGCAGATAGAATGACCAATACAAGTAATACGAAATTCAATTTAAATATGATGTCTTTAAGTCGCTGATTTAGGGTGCTGGATGTTTTTAATATGACCCATCCTGCACCATGGATAGTCAGTGTGACGACCGCTACTAAGCCTAGTATCACTGTGAACCAGTCAATGATACCTTGATGTTCAGCTAAAGGATCGAAAGTTGGGTTCCAGAGTGCGAGGAAGAAATAATGCGGTTCTTGCGTGGATACCCCGTTTTCAACCATCCCCAGATTGACTCCACGGACGACGTTGCCTAAGGCAGCGCCAAAGAATAGTGCTAGGAGTAAGCTAGCTAAACCAAAAGCTTTATCCCATAATGCTTCCCAAAGTCGGTGATGTATTTGTCCTCTTAGCTCAAGACTTATCGCCCTAAAGATCAGTAACCACAATACGAGCATCAGAGGGAGGTAGAATCCGCTAAAAGATGACGCATAAAGTGTTGGGAAAGCAAAAAATAAAACACCACCAGAGGCAATCAGCCAGACTTCATTAGCGTCCCAAAAAGGCCCGATTGCATTTGTTACAGCCTTTTTCTCCTCTTCGGTCTTTGCGAAGAATAAATGTACAATTCCCGCTCCAAAATCGTAACCATCAAGGACAACATAAATGCCCAACATGAAAGTCAATACAATAAACCAGAATATTTCCATAACAAATTAGTTTAAAGCAATATGAGGCTCGGGGCCTTTTCTAATAATTTTCAATACTAACATAAGGAACAACAATCCCAAAAGAATATAGAGTCCGACAAATCCCAGTAAAGTAAATAACGTATTACCAGAAGATACCGTGGGCGATACCCCATCTACCATCCGCATCAGATTGTATACCAACCAAGGTTGTCGTCCTAGTTCGGATGTATACCAGCCTGCCGTATTGGCGATGTAGGGAAAAGGGATCATAAACATAATGATCCACAGTAACCATTTGGTCTGATATAACTTATTTCGCCAAAGTAAAAAGCTGCCCAATACCATGATTCCAATAAATATTGTACCTAAACCAACCATGATGTGATAGCTATAATAGAGCCCCGGAACATTCGTTGGATGTAATGAGTCGTTAAACTCATTCAGGCCTTTTATCTCTGCATCCCAACGTTGGTAGGTAAGGAAGCTTAAAACATTAGGAACCGCAATTTTATTGTCCAGTTTTTTGTTCTCCATATCAGGTTGACCGATCAGGATAATTTCGGATCCCCCTTTTTCTGTTTTGAAGATACCTTCCATCGCTGCGAATGATGCTGGTTGATATTTTACCACATTTTTGGCAGCTAGATCTCCTGTAGGAAATGCGAGCATGACAGATGAAATGGCACCAAAGATTACGCCGCTTTTAACGAATATTTTTCCAAATTTACTATGTCTATCGCTGAGGAGGTAGAAAGCTCCTATAGACGCAACAAAAAAAGAACTTGTAACCAAAGATCCAGCTTGATTGTGGAGATAAGAAGGCCATAACCATGGATTGCTAAATAAAGAACTGAAATTGTTCAGTACAAACTTGCCATTTTCGAGAATTTCATAACCTACAGGGTGCTGCATCCAGGAATGCGTGGCAATAATTAGAAATCCACTGGCCCAAGATCCAATGAATACCATCAAACCGGAGAGAAAGTGTAGCTTGTGACCAAGTAATTTTTCTCCGAAGAGAAACATTCCCAAAAAGGAAGACTCCAGGAAAAATGAAAACATTCCTTCCATTGCTAAGGTCTGTCCAATGATTCCCCCTGTAAGTTCGGAGAATTTTGCCCAATTTGTGCCAAATTGAAATTCCATGGGTATACCTGTCACAACACCCATTGTAAAATTCAGTGCAAAGATTTTCATCCAAAACTTTGATGCATTGTTGTAATCTTCATTGTGTGTTTGTAAAAATTTCCATTTGAAATAAACAATCATCAATGATAATCCCATAGTCAGTTGGGGAAATAAATAGTGGAATGTGATTGTAAAGGCAAATTGAAGCCGATTGTAAAGAATCATGTCTTCCATGGATGCGATTTTTGGTTAATGACATTTAAATATAAAATTTTTTTGTCGTACCTAAGCCGTTAAAGTGTTTTATTTTTTTGTCCTATCTTCGCCCCGACAACAGAAAATTGCGAAAGGGAAGAGGAGCACAAGTGGCATGAAAAAAGCGATAATTTTAATGGGTGTTTTGCTAATACCCATACTTTTTATTCTACTCAATAACAAGGACAGAGGCAAATTAGTGGCCGACAATGTCGTATTTAGAGATAAACTATCCGATTACGGATTGTTCAAAGGGAAAATAGCTAATCTCATACCCAATGATCAAGGGGTTTCTTATGAGTTGGCTTCCGCACTGTTTACAGATTACGCCGACAAAAAACGTGTTATTTTCCTGCCAAAAGGAAAGAAATTAGTGGCTTCTGATGATGGATTGCCAGATTTTCCAGATGGAACCATTATCGCCAAATCTTTTTTTTACCCAAAGAAAGACACGATACAAGCGTCTACATTAGTACTGCTTGAAACACGTCTCCTGATCAACAAAGAGGGGCAGTGGAATGCAGCAACCTATCAATGGAATTCGACCCAAGATGAGGCCTTCTTATTAGCCGATAGTGCAGTTGTACCTGTTGCATTTTTAGATAATAAAGGCGTGAAACGACAGACAAATTATATCATTCCTTCACGCACAGACTGTATGGCATGTCATCGTCAGGGAAATCGTATGCTCCCGATAGGTCCCAAAGTCAAAAATTTAAATCGGGTCGTGTTTCGGGATACTGACACAATTCAACAGTTAGCCTATCTGAAAGATAAAGGTATAATAGATATCCTGCTAGCGAGACAGCTAACTTCGTTACCTAGCTATGATGACCTTAGTCAATCTAGCGAGCACCGGGCAAGAGCCTATCTGGAGGTGAATTGCGCGCATTGTCATAACCCGATGGGAACTGCCTATATGACGATGCTTGATCTTAGATTTGAAAGTCCAATAAACGAAACTGGGATTTGGCTCAAACAGGCAAAAATTATCGGACGAATGTCTGTACTAGGTGAGATGCATATGCCTCAAAAAGGAACCACTATACTTCATGAGGAGGGGATAATGTTAATTAAGGATTATCTTCAGTCCCTCAAATAAATAATCGTTAAGTTTTTAAGTTATTGGTAATTAGTCTGTACGGAGATGTTTTGCTCATCGTAAATCGGATTTTGTTTGTGTTTTAATAAAATCTATAGAATTAGTAGATTATATTGAAATATCTTTTATATTTGTGATAGATAAATTTCCCTTATCTTTTCTCAAATTGACAGCAGGGGAGGCGCTCGCCTCCCCCAATGTCTTCAAAATAGAAACAAGTTTTCGATTGGCGTTGGCACTTGTCGGTATTTTCTTATCTTGCAGCACTATTTCCAATTAACTAATGCGATCATGATGCGATTTACTAAATTTTTCATGGCAATGACCATGTTTCTCTTCGTTACATTTGTTCATGCACAAAATAAGAAGCCTAATATAATCCTGATTCTTACCGATGATTTAGGGTACAGTGACCTCGGTTGTTATGGCAGTCCAAATATATCAACCCCTTTTTTGGATTCGATCGCCAGTAAAGGTGTGCGGGCAACAAACTTTATGGTGTCAACCCCCTCTTGTACCCCCTCGCGGGCATCTTTGCTGACTGGGCGTTATGCTTCCCGTTATAATCTACCTGCCCCAATCGGTCCGGGATCGAATCTTGGCCTACCGGATGAGGAAGAAACGATTGCCGAATTGTTAAAAAAGGTAGGGTACCGAACAGCATTAATTGGTAAGTGGCATCTAGGCGATAAACAAGCTTATCATCACCCTAATAAACAAGGGTTTGATTTTTTCTATGGGATGTTGTATAGCCATGACTATCGCGCCCCCTACGTAAAAACGGATTCTGTGATTAAAATTTTTAGAAATAGAAGACCGGAGGTCGTCGCACCTGATGATTCGGATTTAAGTGCATTGTATCATAAAGAAACGGTGGATTTTATCGAAAATCAAGATAAAGATCATCCATTCTTTTTATATTATGCGCACAACTTCCCACATCTTCCATTGGCTTTTGCGAACAAAAAGAATAAGTTTGCCGATCAGCAGAATGCAGGCCCCCTTGGGGCCGTTATGCGTCAGTTAGATCATAATTTTGCTGAACTTTGGAAAACCGTAGAGAGAAAAGGACTAGCAGACAATACAATTTTGATCTTCTCCAGTGACAACGGACCTTGGATAGCTTATCCTTCACGAATGTCAGACGATCATGCGACAAAAAACTGGCACGTAGGCACAGCCGGTGTATTTAAAGGATCGAAAGCTGAAACGACTGAAGGTGGAGTTCGTGTTCCATTTATTGTATACGGAAAAGGATATGCGCAGGAAGGCAAGGTCATCAGACAGGCAATCAGTAATCTAGATGTATTGCCGACAGTAGCAAAATGGACGGGAGCCCCTCTTCCGAAAAGATCCATTGATGGTCAGGCAATAGATGCTTTATTGAGTGGTAGAGAAGAAGATTTAAAGGCTGAACATCGACCTATATTTCTAGTAAACTATGGTCATGTTGAGGCTGTTCGAGCTGGTGATTGGAAATATAGACGAATACCGGCAGGTGTTAACCAGATATCAGGAAAGCCATATGATGCGGTAGAAGAATTGCATAATATTGCCTGGGATCCAAGTGAGCGAACCAATATTCTAAATGATTATCCAGAGAAAGCAGCGGAATTACGTTTATTGTTTGAAAGCTTTGATGGGAATATGAAATAATAAAGAGATTAGGGATTTACGCTAACAGTGCTAATTTCTCTGTAAGGAGTATTGGGCCTATTTTTGAAATTGTCCTATTTGTTTTATTGGGTTGTTTGCAGATGCTGGTACTTAACGTATAACCAAGTTAACACCATCTTCGTCAGTAAAACCCTATTAGCAGATACTTTATAAGGTTTTAACATGGGGTTAATAGTGGTTTATCCCTGTTATACCCCTGTTAACCCCCTGCTAACCCCTTGTAAATACCCTATTAATACCGAAGTTGGTATTAATCAATAGTTAATTTGTGCCCCAGCCACTAAGCAGACAAGTAAAAGCTGTCTAAAAAGTAATGTAAGTCCCTGATAAGTGGGGTAAATCGACTTTAAAGCAGCTTAAAATCCTCCTCCTTTACATCACGGCTATTGGGGCCGATGTAAACTTTGAAATCTCCCGGTTCGGCTACATAGTTCAGATTGTTATCAAAGAATTTGAGGTCTTTAACTCGAATCTCAAATTTAACAGTCTTCGTTTCACCTTTCTTTAAAAATATTTTTTGAAATCCTTTTAGTTCTTTTACAGGACGGGTGACCGAACCTACCAAATCCTGGATATATAATTGAACAGTTTCTTCGGCGTCATAATGCCCTGTATTGCTAATAGTAATACTCGCTTGAATATTACTGCTGTTGTCCAATGTGTTTTTATCAAGATGAACCTCTCCATAGGTAAAGCTCGTATAACTCAATCCATAACCAAAAGGGTAGAGTGGTGAATTGCTTACGTCTAGATAATTCGATTTGAATTTTTCAAAATCACCTGAATTTCCATAAGGTCTGCCCGTATTTTTGTGTGCATAATAGATGGGGATCTGTCCAACATTACGAGGGAAAGTCGCTGTAATCTTTCCAGAAGGAACAACATCTCCAAACAATACGTCTGCAACAGCCTTTCCGGTTTCAGACCCACCAAACCAAACATTTAATATGGCTGGCACATGGGAGTCTTCCCAGGTGAGTGTTAGCGGTCTACCTGTAAATAATACAAGTACAACTGGTTTTCCTGTTGCCAATAGTGCTTTTAGTAAATTCTGCTGATTTTTTGGAATATCCAGTTCGGAACGACTGGAACTCTCACCTGACATTTCCGACGATTCTCCAAGTGCAGCAACAATGACATCCGACTGTTGCGCGACTTTCACTGCTTCCGCAATAATTTCCTCTTCTTTTCGGGGATCTCTGGCTATAGTACGGCCAAACATTGTCGCATGTTTCTGGTAGTTTGAATCTTCAAGTAGATTACTGCCCAGATGTGTGAGGATATTTACTTTATTGCCTAATACCACTTTCATTCCTTCCACTAATGATTCTGTTTTCTCCAATTCTGCACTCACACTCCAGGTTCCCGGCATATTGGCACCTGAGTTGGCTAAAGGGCCAATCACAGCAACTGTTCCGGATTTCCTTAAAGGGAGTGCTTGTTTTTCATTTTTAAGAAGGACAAATGATTTAGCGGCAATTTCTCTTGCTTTGGTATGATTGGCTGCAGAACCGATTGTCGTTTTGGCACGCTGCTCATCGCAATAACGATAGGGATCTTCAAATAATCCCAGTTTATACTTCGCTTCTAGTACAAACCGACAAGCTCTATCAATATCAGTTATTTTAACTTTACCTTCATCAAGTGATCTTTTCAACGTGGTAAGAAAACCTTCGCCGACCATATCCATATCAATTCCGGCATTTAGGCTCAAAGCAGAAACTTGTTGTAGATCTCCAAGTCCATGTGCTGTGAGTTCGTTGACCGCTGTGTAGTCTGTTACAACCAAACCTTTAAAGCCCCATTGCTCACGTAAGACATCTGTCATTAACCATTTGTTTGCCGAAGCGGGTACACCATTGATATCGTTAAAAGAGGTCATGATACTTCCTGCACCGGCATCTAACGCTGCTTTGTAGGGGGGTAAATACTCATTGTACATCCGATGGAGACTCATGTCTGTACTGTTGTAGTCTCGCCCGCCTTCTGCGGCGCCATATAATGCAAAGTGCTTGACACAAGCCATCATGGTGTTATGTGCTGCTAAATTATCCCCCTGAAAGCCATGGACAATGGCCTCAGCAACTTTTGAACTTAGGTAAGTATCTTCACCCGACCCCTCAGAAATACGCCCCCATCTCGGATCTCTGGAAATATCCACCATTGGCGAAAATGCCCAGTTAATACCATCGGCAGTAGCTTCTTCGGCGGCAATACGGGCAGACTGTTCAATTAAGTTCATATCCCAGGTAGCGGCAAGTCCCAAGGGAATAGGGAATACAGTACGATAACCATGAATAACATCCATCCCAAAGATAATAGGAATCTTAAGTCTAGACTGCTTGATTGCAATTTCTTGAGTTTTGCGAATTTTGGATGGTGTACTCATACTGAAAATGCCGCCGATCTGGCCATTTCGGATTTTGGCTTCCACATCCGTAGAAACGGTAGTTCCTGTTGTCGCCTCCCCACCGGTGACTAGGTTAAGTTGTCCAATTTTTTCTTCGACGGTCATCTTAGCCATAAGCTGATCAATGAAACGGTCCATTTTCTGATTGGATTGGGCTGGGCTTGTATGCCAAGCTAAAAATGCAAGAAGGAAAGTACCTACTACTTTTTTCATCGTATTATTTTTTTGTGTGCGTGTGGATTTTGTATTCCTCGCAACATTGTAAGTTTATGTAAAATGTTCAATATGCTTCTTGAACCTCTTTGATAGGATGTAATGTTGTTTTCGTGGATGGAACCATTTTCAACGTGTGACGGATTGAAAATGATTCCGGAATTTACCACTACTTTAAATAAGGACTTGTAAAACCAAGTTTTTTCAATCCTTGCTGAATCTCTGGTGCTTGCATGAACAAGTCCCAGATTTTTCCTGTTCTATAGTTCTCGATCATGACAATGATCGGTCCTTGATCGATCGCTAGATAGCGTTGCGGAAACCAATTGGCGGTTTCACTATAGGCATCATAATAGCCATATTTACCCCAAACTTTGGCTCCCAGTTGCCTATTCAGATATTGTGCAAATTGAATACTTTCATGTGGCGAGTAGGGCATAGAAGATAATGCTGCTGTGGGTGAGATTACTCCTGGGTCATTGTTTGGATGATGTGCATCGTATCCCTTGATGGAATAACTAGCTGTCCAGCCCCAACCTTTGTCTACACCATAACCTTTATAGCCTTTGGGATTTTGCCCAGCATAAGCCAAGTTTATTTTAACATGATTGCGTGTCGCTTCCCAATAATCAGCATATTGATCTTTAAGCCCTTTCGGGCTTAAACCCAAGTAAGAATAGTGTTCCCAGAATAAAGGGCCTACTTCACCTTCTTTGGCATTGTGTTTAAGTACCAATGGGATATCGTATTTTTTAGCATTGCTTTTAATCCCTCCAGATCTAGCCCATCCTTCATGGTATACACTTGGTGCGATAGGGTGAGAAGGGGAAGAGGCAGCTAAAACATAAGTGATTAGACATTCATCGTAACCCTTGATGGGATGATTCTGCTGAAAATTAAATTTTGGGCTCCAATGCCAATACAGCACGTTTTGTCCATTTGTATAATGATTCCAGTCTATTTCTTTCCAAAGTTTATCGGCTTTTTGTGCGACTACTTTGGCGGCATCGCTTTTATCTTTCAGATACTCACGAACGGTGATGAGACCCTGTGCTAAGAAAGCTGTTTCAACAATATCTCCGCCATTGTCTTTTTCGCTGAAAGGTTTGGCTGTGCCTAATTCGCCGTCATACCAATGTGCCCATGCACCACGAAATCGCTCTATTTTGGCAAGATAATCCATAATGTGGTTGAGCTTTTGCGTACCTTGGTCCACCGTGATAAATCCGCGTTCCATGGCGACGATCATTCCCATCAGACCAAAACCACTTCCGCCGATGGTCACCACATTACGATCATTCTCGGGGTAGACACCATCCATATGAATACGTTCGCGGGCTAGGCCTGATGTAGGTTCGGCACCTTCCCAAAAATATTGAAAGGTCTGTTGCTGAATATTCGTCAATAGGGAGTCTTCATTTACTTTATTTTGACCTATAGAATCTTTTGTGGACGGATCTGCGGATCCGTTGGTAGAGGCGTTTTGGCATGAACTGCTGAGAAGAAGGGCCAAAGCAATACCAGTAAGGCTCGGATATGCTATTCGTTTTCTCATGGATGAAATATTTTTTAAGAATCTTGAAAAATGTCCAAACGACTTACAGGTCGTTTGGACGGTTTATAGTTTGTGTGTTACCAACCGGGATTTTGAGGCATTTCTGGAGTCTGAATACGTTGGTCTTCCGGAATTGGAAAGAGCAACATTTTATCCTGAAACGTTTTTCCATTTGCAGCCATAGCTGTTTTTGCTTGTTTAGTACGAACAAGATCAAACCAGCGGTCGTGTTCAAAGGCTAGTTCGAGACGTCTCTCTTTCCAGATCAATTGACGTAGTTGCGCTTGGTCCGTAGTTGTTATATTTGACAATTTTACACGTGTACGTATAGCATTTAAGGCACTCAGTGATTCGTTGCTATTACCTAATTCGTTGGAAGCTTCCGCTAATATTAAGTAAATTTCACCTAAGCGAAGATAGCGGACATTTTTGTCCGTGTACTCGGCACCACCATTTGCGGATGAATATGCCTTCATATTATACATAGGGTTTTCGACGCCGTTGTCAATTACTCGTCCATCATAAAGAGTAGAATTTCTAAAGATGATAGTGGCATCGCGACGGATATTATCTTTTTCGGCGTTGAAAGCATCTAATAAATTTTGACTAGGTGTATTAAATCCCCAACCAAGACTGACAAGCCCCCCGCGGGGAGCTTGCACTTGGCTATATTGCTTAACTCCAAGGGCAATTGATGTTCCTCGAGCCTGCCATTCAAACAATGATTCTGGACCATTCTCACCTTCCAGTCTCCAAATTTTTGCATAATCAGCCTCTAAACTGTAGCCACCCGAGCTGATCACTGTTTTCGCTAGATCGGCAGCCTGTTGCCATTTACTTTGATATAAATAAACTTTTGCCAACAGACCTTGGGCAGCCCCTTTGGTTGCACGTCCTAAATCTTTGGCAGCGTATGCAGACTTTAGAGGTAGGTTGTCAATAGCAAATTGAAGATCAGCTTCGATATAGGCATAAACCGCAGATGCTGGCTCTCTTTTGATAAGATCGCGATCTTGAATTGGAACATCTCCCCAGCCACGTACAAGGTAGAAGTAATTTAATGCACGTAGAAAACGCGCTTCACCAATTAATCTATTTTTGTAAGCTACATCGGTCAAACCAAATTTTTCGGTATAGTCTATTGCTTGAGTGGCTCGTCCTATTGACTTATACCAACGAGACCACATAGATTTAATCGAACCTGTTGTAGTTGTATAGGTTAGATTGTCCAGATCTGCTTTGTCCCCACCATTGTCTGTCGCAGAACTTCCTTTATCCGCGTTATCAGAAATCATATCGGTGATGCCGATATAAGAAAAAGAGTAGTCCCAGTCTGTAAACATGCCATAGACTCCATTAATAAATTGTTCTGGAGTAAATACCTGCTCACTATCATTTGCTTCAACCCTTTCACGCGAAGGAACATCTAAAAAATTACTGTCTTTACATCCTTGCATAACAACGCCGGTTGTTGCAAGTAGTACTATATAGAGTTTATTTATTTTCATTGTTAGTAAGATTTAATAATGTTAAAATTGCATATTAAGCCCGAACAGGAAATTACGTGTAGTAGGATAAGCAGATAGTTCTATCCCAGAAGTTAAATTGGGACTACCATCGCCCGCCAATTCTGGTGAGAAACCGCTATACTTGGTGAACATAAATGGATTTTGGGCAGTTACATATAATCGTAAGTTAGATTTTGAGCTGTACAGATTACGGAAAGTATAACCTAATGTGATATTATTGATACGGAAATAACTGCCTGATTCTAGGAAATAACTTGACGCCCAATAGGCACGTTCCGCACCCGGGTGTACATTATTCGGGTTATCTTTGGTCCATCTTTCTTGAAACGTAGATAATGTAAGGTTTTCCCCCGCATCTTGTCTCACACTTTTTAGTCCATTATATACTTTATTACCTGCAACGCCATAACCTGATAGATTGAAGTCAATTGCTTTATAATTGATGCCTATATTGATCCCATAAGTCGAAGATGGTAAGAATGAACCAAAGAATTTTTTATCTCGGGTATCAATTACACCATCACTATTTTGATCTTTATATTTCAAATAGCCAGGTTTAGCAGGTCCGAAAGAAGGGTTATTCGCGATATCATTCGCATCCTGAAATACACCAATAGACTCAAACATCCACCAACCATAGATTGGTTGTCCGACACGAAGCTGTTTTGTTATTTCTCCATTGTTCAAGCTACCCCCTGTTGCGCCGTCGTAGGCGGGTTGAACTTCGGTAACTTTATTCTTATTGTAGGCATAATTTACACCAACGGTGTAGCTGAAATCGGGACTTATACTTTTATTCCAATTTAAAACAACTTCTACTCCTTGATTTAGGACTTTCGCTCCATGCGCGTAAAAGTTCTGTTCTGAAGGAGATGTTAACGTTGGCGTTACATTTAGTATCGTGTTCGTATTTAGTTTATGATAATAGTCAATTGAGCCCGACAAGTTATTGTTTAAGAAAGCGAAATCAATACCGGCTCCGGTTTCACGAGTTACTTCCCAGGTGAGATCTACTGCGGGAGTACCATATGCACTACCATATACCAAATTCTGTTCTGGACCAAAGACATAATTGTAATTAGATGCCCCTGGACTATTCATGATTGTAGAAACATTAAGTGGAATATCTTGATTCCCTAATTTCCCCCAGTTTCCGCGAATTTTTAGTAAATTAATCCATGAGGCGTCCTTCATAAATTCCTCATTAGAAATGTTCCATCCAAATCCTAGAGAAGGAAATGTTCCCCAATACTTACCCGTATTTTTAAATACGCTGGATCCATCTCGACGAATTGTTCCTGTGAAGTAATATCGGCTATCATAATTGTATTGTACTCGACCAAAATACGAAGCTAATGCACGTGGAGTATAATAGGTTTGACGGCTAATCAGCTCGTATTCGTCGGAAGCCAAATCAATGTTCCAATACTGTTCTTGCTCGGGCACACTGTAGCCTGTTTGGCTATTCATACTATTGATATCATATTTTTCACGGGACATACCTAATACGGCCTCAATATGATGTTTATCAAAACTTTTATTGAATGTTAGGAAGTTTTCCCAGGACCATCGAAATTGCTCAAGGTTTTCATATTTTAGACTATTATTCGCAAAAGTTATATTCCCGGGCTTTCCATCGGCTTTCT
The window above is part of the Sphingobacterium sp. ML3W genome. Proteins encoded here:
- a CDS encoding TonB-dependent receptor, giving the protein MRNLSALFLTSMVVSVAYGQTSIQGVVKDGSSMISMPGVTISIKGKAASTKTDATGKFQINASPTDSLVFNFLGYRTQTVYIGNQTQLNVFLENENKALEEVVVIGYGTQKKADLTGSISSLKSSDIAKQPAMSAMQSIQGKAAGLNIIANEAPGSSPNVIIRGLGTALGGRNPLYIVDGIAQTDINNINPSDIESMDVLKDASSASIYGLRAANGVIIVTTKKGKAGTVNINYESFAGMKKILNRVKMANSEQFTTFANEFLESVNKPGSYRLKTGQATNTDWFDEILKTGSVFNNSVNISGGSETIDYFVSANNYTENGILEGSKFTRNTIRNNNVYKLLNNRLKFSQNVNLTLTKATPKPYSAFSTAYRQSPLVPVMYGNGRYGTNSVNINTGIVGIETAPGESLGNLNSQGNPVYEVLRQNQLTNTLRLQGSFEGEFKITDYLKINSRIGGNKFYSKDRQFVNIKENYLNANPLKTEADFYKEKADGKPGNITFANNSLKYENLEQFRWSWENFLTFNKSFDKHHIEAVLGMSREKYDINSMNSQTGYSVPEQEQYWNIDLASDEYELISRQTYYTPRALASYFGRVQYNYDSRYYFTGTIRRDGSSVFKNTGKYWGTFPSLGFGWNISNEEFMKDASWINLLKIRGNWGKLGNQDIPLNVSTIMNSPGASNYNYVFGPEQNLVYGSAYGTPAVDLTWEVTRETGAGIDFAFLNNNLSGSIDYYHKLNTNTILNVTPTLTSPSEQNFYAHGAKVLNQGVEVVLNWNKSISPDFSYTVGVNYAYNKNKVTEVQPAYDGATGGSLNNGEITKQLRVGQPIYGWWMFESIGVFQDANDIANNPSFGPAKPGYLKYKDQNSDGVIDTRDKKFFGSFLPSSTYGINIGINYKAIDFNLSGYGVAGNKVYNGLKSVRQDAGENLTLSTFQERWTKDNPNNVHPGAERAYWASSYFLESGSYFRINNITLGYTFRNLYSSKSNLRLYVTAQNPFMFTKYSGFSPELAGDGSPNLTSGIELSAYPTTRNFLFGLNMQF
- a CDS encoding RagB/SusD family nutrient uptake outer membrane protein; the protein is MKINKLYIVLLATTGVVMQGCKDSNFLDVPSRERVEANDSEQVFTPEQFINGVYGMFTDWDYSFSYIGITDMISDNADKGSSATDNGGDKADLDNLTYTTTTGSIKSMWSRWYKSIGRATQAIDYTEKFGLTDVAYKNRLIGEARFLRALNYFYLVRGWGDVPIQDRDLIKREPASAVYAYIEADLQFAIDNLPLKSAYAAKDLGRATKGAAQGLLAKVYLYQSKWQQAADLAKTVISSGGYSLEADYAKIWRLEGENGPESLFEWQARGTSIALGVKQYSQVQAPRGGLVSLGWGFNTPSQNLLDAFNAEKDNIRRDATIIFRNSTLYDGRVIDNGVENPMYNMKAYSSANGGAEYTDKNVRYLRLGEIYLILAEASNELGNSNESLSALNAIRTRVKLSNITTTDQAQLRQLIWKERRLELAFEHDRWFDLVRTKQAKTAMAANGKTFQDKMLLFPIPEDQRIQTPEMPQNPGW
- a CDS encoding glucoamylase family protein, whose amino-acid sequence is MRKRIAYPSLTGIALALLLSSSCQNASTNGSADPSTKDSIGQNKVNEDSLLTNIQQQTFQYFWEGAEPTSGLARERIHMDGVYPENDRNVVTIGGSGFGLMGMIVAMERGFITVDQGTQKLNHIMDYLAKIERFRGAWAHWYDGELGTAKPFSEKDNGGDIVETAFLAQGLITVREYLKDKSDAAKVVAQKADKLWKEIDWNHYTNGQNVLYWHWSPKFNFQQNHPIKGYDECLITYVLAASSPSHPIAPSVYHEGWARSGGIKSNAKKYDIPLVLKHNAKEGEVGPLFWEHYSYLGLSPKGLKDQYADYWEATRNHVKINLAYAGQNPKGYKGYGVDKGWGWTASYSIKGYDAHHPNNDPGVISPTAALSSMPYSPHESIQFAQYLNRQLGAKVWGKYGYYDAYSETANWFPQRYLAIDQGPIIVMIENYRTGKIWDLFMQAPEIQQGLKKLGFTSPYLK